In Oligoflexus sp., a single window of DNA contains:
- a CDS encoding pyridoxal-phosphate dependent enzyme: MLCETILDAIGNTPLVKLHRVGSNLACNLYAKCEFMNPGGSVKDRIGYRMVMDAEKQGRIKPGDTLIEPTSGNTGIGIALAGAVRGYRVIITMPEKMSREKQVVLEALGAEIIRTPTEAAWDAPESHISVAK, from the coding sequence ATGCTTTGCGAAACCATTCTCGATGCGATTGGCAATACGCCTTTGGTGAAACTCCACAGGGTCGGCAGCAATCTCGCCTGTAATCTCTACGCCAAATGCGAATTTATGAACCCGGGCGGTTCTGTCAAAGATCGTATCGGCTACCGGATGGTGATGGATGCCGAGAAACAGGGCCGGATCAAGCCGGGTGATACCCTGATTGAGCCGACCAGCGGCAATACCGGCATCGGCATCGCTTTGGCAGGTGCTGTGCGCGGCTATCGCGTCATTATCACCATGCCCGAGAAAATGAGTCGTGAAAAGCAGGTGGTCCTGGAAGCCTTGGGTGCTGAAATTATCCGCACCCCGACCGAAGCGGCCTGGGATGCTCCTGAAAGCCATATCAGCGTAGCCAAG
- the pilM gene encoding type IV pilus assembly protein PilM, translated as MLFKKPLLAIDIGSSSIKAIEMSGGQQRKLHNLGIELLPRGAIEAGIIRDSDVVSKALKKLMERLGINAKTRRVAISVSGVSTLIKRVNVTFDEEADTDEALYEEAKQQFHSNLDEMYFRHQEIESAFVDEGQRSFILVAAKIETIEQFVELIHRVGLKVGITDCDVFCLANMFDYNYPVADALTMAVNIGASSTQVIFLYNGEFLFSREFFTGGNDISARIAENLRVDFDNAESLKISASMGDQSIADRVRPAIQEINDQIAVEINTTLAYFQSEEMSGRFEKVDHIFLAGGAASTLDLGSTISSVLRAPVQVINPFQRIDIKPSGIDMDYIMTQGSLFGISVGLGLRDFTDVG; from the coding sequence ATGCTATTTAAAAAACCATTGCTGGCCATCGACATCGGCTCCTCCTCGATCAAGGCGATCGAGATGTCGGGTGGACAGCAGAGAAAACTCCACAATCTGGGCATCGAGCTTCTGCCGCGTGGAGCTATCGAAGCCGGCATCATTCGCGATTCCGATGTGGTATCCAAAGCTTTGAAAAAGCTGATGGAACGGCTGGGGATCAATGCCAAGACCCGCCGCGTAGCCATCTCCGTATCCGGCGTTTCCACTCTGATCAAAAGGGTGAACGTCACCTTTGATGAAGAGGCCGATACGGACGAGGCCCTTTATGAAGAGGCGAAGCAGCAGTTTCATTCCAACCTGGATGAGATGTACTTCCGCCATCAGGAAATCGAATCCGCCTTTGTGGATGAGGGTCAGCGTTCCTTCATCCTGGTCGCTGCGAAAATCGAAACGATCGAGCAGTTTGTCGAGCTCATCCATCGCGTGGGACTGAAGGTCGGCATCACCGACTGCGATGTTTTCTGTCTCGCCAACATGTTCGATTACAACTATCCGGTCGCCGATGCCCTGACGATGGCTGTGAATATCGGCGCCAGCTCCACCCAGGTCATCTTCCTCTATAATGGGGAATTCCTCTTCTCGCGCGAATTCTTCACCGGCGGCAATGATATCAGCGCCCGCATCGCCGAAAACCTGCGCGTGGATTTTGATAACGCCGAATCTTTGAAAATCTCGGCCTCCATGGGTGATCAATCCATCGCCGATCGCGTCAGGCCAGCGATCCAGGAAATCAACGATCAGATCGCGGTCGAAATCAATACGACCCTGGCCTATTTCCAAAGCGAGGAAATGAGCGGACGCTTTGAAAAAGTCGATCACATCTTCCTTGCCGGTGGCGCCGCGAGCACCCTCGATCTGGGCTCCACCATCTCCTCGGTGCTGAGGGCCCCGGTGCAGGTGATCAACCCTTTCCAGCGCATTGATATCAAACCATCCGGTATTGATATGGACTATATCATGACCCAGGGCTCGCTCTTTGGCATCAGTGTGGGCCTGGGTTTGCGTGATTTTACAGATGTTGGCTAA